In Streptomyces capitiformicae, one genomic interval encodes:
- a CDS encoding acyl carrier protein — protein MAATQEEIVAGLADIVNEIAGIPVEDVQLDKSFTDDLDVDSLSMVEVVVAAEERFDVKIPDDDVKNLKTVGDATDYILKHQA, from the coding sequence ATGGCCGCCACTCAGGAAGAGATCGTCGCCGGTCTCGCCGACATCGTGAACGAGATCGCCGGCATCCCGGTCGAGGACGTCCAGCTGGACAAGTCCTTCACCGACGACCTGGATGTCGACTCCCTGTCCATGGTCGAGGTCGTCGTCGCCGCCGAAGAGCGCTTCGACGTCAAGATCCCGGACGACGACGTCAAGAACCTCAAGACGGTCGGCGACGCGACCGACTACATCCTCAAGCACCAGGCCTGA
- a CDS encoding beta-ketoacyl-[acyl-carrier-protein] synthase family protein: MSSTNRTVVVTGIGATTPLGGDATSTWEGLVAGRSGVGLLEQEWAADQAVRIAAQIAVEPTEVIPRPQARRLDRSAQFALIAAKEAWADAGYTETSADDGTVDADRVGAVIASGIGGVTTLLDQYDVLKEKGVRRVSPHTVPMLMPNGPSANVGLYVGARAGVHTPVSACASGAEAIGYAIEMIRTGRADVVIAGGTEAAIHPLPIAAFGNMMAMSKNNENPQGASRPYDTGRDGFVLGEGAGVVVLESAEHAAARGARVYAEAVGQGVSADGHDIVQPEPEGRGIAHALQNLLDRTDLDPAEIVHVNAHGTSTPAGDIAELKALRKVFGDDTDHFAVSATKSMTGHLLGGAGGVETVATVLALYHRVAPPTINVDDLDPEAEANADIVRGEARKLPVEGRIAALNDSFGFGGHNVVLAFRTV; the protein is encoded by the coding sequence GTGAGCTCGACCAATCGCACCGTGGTCGTCACCGGTATCGGCGCAACCACACCGCTGGGTGGCGACGCGACTTCCACCTGGGAGGGGCTGGTCGCCGGACGTTCCGGTGTCGGTCTCCTGGAGCAGGAGTGGGCCGCCGACCAGGCGGTACGTATCGCCGCGCAGATCGCTGTGGAACCGACCGAGGTCATTCCGCGCCCGCAGGCCCGCCGACTGGACCGCTCCGCGCAGTTCGCGCTGATCGCGGCCAAGGAGGCGTGGGCCGACGCCGGTTACACCGAGACGTCCGCCGACGACGGCACCGTCGACGCCGACCGGGTCGGCGCGGTCATCGCCTCCGGCATCGGTGGTGTGACGACCCTCCTCGACCAGTACGACGTGCTGAAGGAGAAGGGCGTACGCCGTGTCTCCCCGCACACCGTGCCCATGCTGATGCCCAACGGCCCGTCCGCCAACGTCGGTCTGTACGTCGGCGCGCGCGCCGGTGTGCACACCCCGGTCTCCGCCTGCGCGTCGGGCGCCGAGGCCATCGGCTACGCCATCGAGATGATCCGCACCGGCCGCGCCGACGTCGTGATCGCCGGTGGCACCGAGGCCGCGATCCATCCGCTGCCGATCGCCGCGTTCGGCAACATGATGGCGATGTCCAAGAACAACGAGAACCCGCAGGGCGCGTCGCGTCCCTACGACACCGGGCGTGACGGCTTCGTGCTCGGTGAGGGCGCGGGTGTGGTGGTGCTGGAGTCCGCCGAGCACGCGGCAGCGCGTGGCGCCCGTGTCTACGCGGAAGCGGTCGGCCAGGGCGTCTCCGCCGACGGTCACGACATCGTCCAGCCCGAGCCGGAGGGTCGGGGCATCGCCCACGCCCTGCAGAACCTGCTGGACCGGACCGACCTCGACCCCGCCGAGATCGTGCACGTCAACGCGCACGGGACGTCGACGCCGGCCGGTGACATCGCCGAGTTGAAGGCGCTGCGCAAGGTGTTCGGTGACGACACCGACCACTTCGCCGTGTCCGCGACGAAGTCCATGACGGGGCATCTGCTGGGCGGTGCCGGTGGTGTGGAGACCGTGGCGACGGTGCTCGCGCTGTACCACCGGGTGGCTCCGCCGACGATCAACGTGGACGACCTCGACCCCGAGGCCGAGGCCAACGCCGACATCGTGCGGGGCGAGGCTCGCAAGCTTCCCGTTGAGGGCCGTATCGCCGCGCTGAACGACTCGTTCGGGTTCGGCGGGCACAACGTGGTTCTGGCGTTCCGGACGGTCTGA
- a CDS encoding SGNH/GDSL hydrolase family protein gives MRKRRHRSHRSRAGVGAVVAAFLLGTAACDASGGDSPGPRATEAKARPSALPTPTWDSTPESLVAVGDSITRGFDACEVLSDCPEVSWATGSDASVDSLAVRLLGKTGAAQRSWNYAVTGARMADLPSQVARAVTREPELVAVMIGANDACRATTGDMTPVTDFRADFEDAMATLRKSLPKAQVFVASVPDLKRLWSEGRTNPLGKQVWKLGICPSMLADPDVMTSAATERRDAVQERVVAYNDVLRDVCAEDRYCRYDGDAVFDYRFGQAQLSQWDWFHPSVNGQARLAEIAYRVVSGKGT, from the coding sequence ATGCGGAAGCGACGCCACCGTTCGCACCGTTCGAGGGCGGGGGTCGGTGCCGTCGTGGCGGCGTTCCTGCTGGGTACGGCCGCGTGCGACGCCAGCGGTGGCGACTCCCCAGGTCCCCGGGCCACCGAGGCGAAGGCCCGGCCCTCCGCGTTGCCCACCCCCACCTGGGACAGCACCCCCGAGTCACTGGTCGCCGTCGGGGACTCCATCACCCGTGGCTTCGACGCGTGCGAGGTGCTCTCCGACTGCCCCGAGGTGTCATGGGCCACCGGCAGTGACGCGTCGGTCGACAGTCTCGCCGTACGACTGCTGGGCAAGACCGGGGCTGCCCAGCGGAGCTGGAACTACGCGGTCACCGGGGCCCGGATGGCCGACCTGCCGAGCCAGGTGGCGCGGGCCGTGACCCGCGAGCCCGAACTCGTCGCGGTGATGATCGGCGCGAACGACGCCTGCCGGGCCACCACCGGCGACATGACCCCGGTCACCGACTTCCGCGCCGACTTCGAGGACGCGATGGCCACGTTGCGCAAGAGCCTGCCGAAGGCACAGGTGTTCGTGGCGAGCGTGCCCGATCTGAAGCGGCTGTGGAGCGAAGGGCGGACGAATCCGCTCGGCAAGCAGGTCTGGAAGCTGGGCATCTGTCCGTCGATGCTGGCCGATCCGGATGTGATGACCTCGGCCGCGACCGAGCGGCGCGACGCCGTTCAGGAACGCGTGGTGGCGTACAACGACGTCCTGCGCGATGTCTGCGCCGAGGACCGCTACTGCCGCTACGACGGGGATGCCGTCTTCGACTACCGGTTCGGGCAGGCGCAGCTCAGCCAGTGGGACTGGTTCCATCCGAGCGTGAACGGACAGGCGCGGCTGGCGGAGATCGCGTATCGGGTGGTGAGCGGGAAGGGCACGTGA
- a CDS encoding ketoacyl-ACP synthase III — MAKLKPSKGAPYARILGVGGYRPTRVVPNEVILETIDSSDEWIRSRSGIETRHWASDEETVAAMSIEASGKAIADAGISAEQIGGVIVSTVSHFKQTPAVATEIADKLGTDKAAAFDISAGCAGFGYGLTLAKGMIVEGSAEYVLVIGVERLSDLTDLEDRATAFLFGDGAGAVVVGPSEEPGIGPTVWGSEGDKSETIKQTVPWTDYRTGQVAKFPAITQEGQAVFRWAVFEMAKVAQQALDAAGISPDDLDVFIPHQANERIIDSMVKTLKLPEHVTVARDVRTTGNTSAASIPLAMERLLATGEAKSGDTALVIGFGAGLVYAATVVTLP; from the coding sequence ATGGCGAAGCTGAAGCCCAGCAAGGGTGCCCCGTACGCGCGCATCCTCGGTGTCGGCGGTTACCGCCCGACCCGGGTCGTGCCGAACGAGGTGATCCTCGAGACGATCGACTCGTCCGACGAGTGGATCCGCTCCCGCTCCGGTATCGAGACCCGGCACTGGGCGAGCGACGAGGAGACGGTCGCCGCGATGTCGATCGAGGCCTCCGGCAAGGCGATCGCCGACGCCGGGATCTCGGCCGAGCAGATCGGCGGTGTGATCGTCTCCACCGTCTCGCACTTCAAGCAGACACCTGCCGTCGCCACCGAGATCGCCGACAAGCTCGGCACGGACAAGGCCGCCGCCTTCGACATCTCGGCGGGCTGCGCGGGCTTCGGCTACGGGCTCACCCTCGCGAAGGGCATGATCGTCGAGGGATCGGCGGAGTACGTACTCGTCATCGGCGTCGAGCGGCTGTCCGACCTGACCGACCTGGAGGACCGGGCGACGGCCTTCCTGTTCGGCGACGGCGCCGGCGCGGTCGTCGTGGGCCCGTCCGAGGAGCCGGGCATCGGCCCTACCGTCTGGGGCTCCGAGGGCGACAAGTCCGAGACGATCAAGCAGACCGTGCCGTGGACGGACTACCGCACCGGCCAGGTCGCCAAGTTCCCCGCGATCACGCAGGAGGGCCAAGCGGTGTTCCGCTGGGCCGTGTTCGAGATGGCGAAGGTCGCGCAGCAGGCGCTGGACGCGGCCGGGATCAGCCCGGACGACCTGGACGTCTTCATCCCGCACCAGGCCAACGAGCGGATCATCGACTCGATGGTGAAGACACTCAAGCTGCCGGAGCACGTCACGGTCGCCCGCGATGTGCGCACCACCGGCAACACCTCGGCCGCCTCGATCCCGCTCGCGATGGAGCGGCTCCTGGCGACCGGCGAGGCGAAGAGCGGCGACACCGCGCTCGTCATCGGCTTCGGGGCGGGTCTCGTGTACGCAGCGACGGTCGTTACCCTCCCCTAG
- a CDS encoding aldose epimerase family protein, which translates to MNELFGTLSDGTPVHRWTLERGGTRVRVLTYGGIVQSVEVPDREGRAVDVVLGFADLDGYLRNQGPFFGALIGRYANRIARGRFTLDGRTYELECNNPPNSLHGGALGFDKRVWDAEAVEGGVRLFRVSPDGEEGFPGRLEVSATYTLDEDGRALRVSYEAVTDAPTVVNLTNHSYWNLAGASAGSAGGHELRIDAARVTPVNGDLIPTGELAEVEGTRFDFRVARKVGAGYDHNFVLDKGVTGGAEVVAELFEPGSGRVLTVATTEPGMQVYTADHLEGAFGPGDGIALETQHFPDSPNRPQFPSTELRPGGVYRSETVYGFGVR; encoded by the coding sequence ATGAACGAACTTTTCGGCACACTTTCCGACGGCACGCCTGTTCATCGCTGGACGCTGGAGCGGGGCGGCACGCGGGTGCGCGTCCTGACGTACGGCGGGATCGTGCAGTCGGTCGAGGTCCCGGACCGCGAGGGCCGAGCCGTTGATGTGGTGCTGGGGTTCGCCGACCTCGACGGGTACCTGCGGAATCAGGGGCCGTTCTTCGGGGCGCTGATCGGGCGGTACGCCAATCGGATCGCCCGGGGGCGCTTCACGTTGGACGGCCGGACGTACGAACTGGAGTGCAACAATCCGCCCAACTCCCTGCATGGTGGTGCGCTCGGGTTCGACAAGCGGGTGTGGGACGCCGAAGCCGTCGAGGGTGGGGTGCGGTTGTTCCGCGTCAGTCCGGATGGGGAGGAGGGGTTCCCCGGGCGGCTCGAGGTGTCCGCCACGTACACGCTCGACGAGGACGGTCGTGCGCTGCGGGTCTCGTACGAGGCGGTCACCGATGCGCCGACTGTCGTGAACCTCACCAACCACTCGTACTGGAATCTCGCGGGGGCCTCGGCCGGGAGTGCGGGTGGGCATGAGCTGCGGATCGATGCGGCGCGGGTGACGCCGGTGAACGGGGATCTGATTCCGACGGGTGAACTGGCCGAGGTCGAGGGGACGCGGTTCGACTTTCGCGTGGCACGGAAGGTGGGGGCCGGGTACGACCACAACTTCGTGCTCGACAAGGGGGTTACGGGGGGTGCCGAGGTGGTGGCGGAGTTGTTCGAGCCGGGATCAGGGCGGGTGTTGACCGTGGCTACGACGGAGCCGGGGATGCAGGTCTATACGGCGGATCATCTGGAGGGGGCGTTCGGGCCCGGGGATGGGATCGCCTTGGAGACGCAGCACTTTCCTGATTCGCCCAACCGGCCGCAGTTTCCGAGTACGGAGTTGCGGCCGGGCGGCGTGTATCGGTCGGAGACTGTTTATGGGTTCGGGGTTCGTTAG
- a CDS encoding DUF3145 domain-containing protein: protein MTTRGVLYVHSAPRALCPHVEWAVAGVLGTRVNLDWIRQPAAPGTWRSEFSWQGQAGTASKLASALRGWHLLRFEVTAEPCPTAEGERYSCTPDLGIFHAVTGIHGDILIPEDRLRAALTRSRSGETDLEAEIAKLLGKPWDDELEPFRYAGEGAPVRWLHQVV, encoded by the coding sequence GTGACGACACGTGGAGTTCTGTACGTGCACTCCGCGCCGCGCGCGCTGTGCCCGCACGTCGAGTGGGCCGTCGCGGGGGTTCTGGGGACCCGGGTGAACCTCGACTGGATCCGGCAGCCGGCCGCGCCGGGCACCTGGCGCTCGGAGTTCTCCTGGCAGGGCCAGGCCGGCACCGCCTCCAAGCTCGCCTCGGCGCTGCGCGGCTGGCACCTCCTCCGCTTCGAGGTCACCGCCGAGCCCTGCCCCACCGCCGAGGGCGAGCGCTACAGCTGCACCCCCGACCTGGGCATCTTCCACGCCGTCACCGGCATCCACGGCGACATCCTCATCCCCGAGGACCGCCTCCGCGCGGCGCTCACGCGCTCCCGCAGCGGAGAGACGGACCTGGAGGCAGAGATCGCCAAGCTCCTGGGCAAGCCGTGGGACGACGAGTTGGAGCCCTTCAGATACGCGGGAGAGGGCGCCCCGGTCCGCTGGCTGCACCAGGTCGTGTAA
- a CDS encoding ACP S-malonyltransferase, whose translation MLVLVAPGQGAQAPGFLTPWLELPGAADRLAAWSDAIGLDLVHYGTNADADEIRDTSVAQPLLVAAGLLSAAALGDMTPGAVAGHSVGEITAAAFAGVLDVSEALALVRKRGLAMAEAAAITETGMSALLGGDPETTVPHLEKLGLTPANVNGAGQIVAAGTLEQLAALEADKPEGVRRVVALKVAGAFHTHHMAPAVDALAEAAAGLSPGDPKFTYVSNKDGKAVATGADVLARLVGQVANPVRWDLCMETFKELGVTALVEVCPGGTLTGLAKRALPGVKTLALKTPDDLDAARELIAEHA comes from the coding sequence GCGCCCAGGCGCCCGGCTTCCTGACCCCCTGGCTCGAACTCCCCGGTGCCGCCGACCGCCTCGCCGCGTGGTCGGACGCCATCGGGCTCGACCTCGTCCACTACGGGACGAACGCCGACGCGGACGAGATCCGGGACACCTCGGTGGCCCAGCCGCTGCTGGTCGCGGCCGGACTGCTGTCCGCCGCGGCACTCGGTGACATGACGCCCGGCGCGGTCGCGGGCCACAGCGTCGGCGAGATCACCGCCGCCGCCTTCGCCGGTGTCCTCGACGTTTCCGAAGCCCTGGCCCTCGTACGCAAGCGGGGTCTGGCCATGGCCGAGGCCGCCGCGATCACCGAGACGGGTATGTCCGCGCTGCTCGGCGGCGACCCCGAGACGACCGTTCCGCATCTGGAGAAGCTGGGCCTGACCCCGGCGAACGTGAACGGTGCGGGCCAGATCGTGGCCGCCGGCACCCTGGAGCAGCTGGCCGCGCTGGAGGCGGACAAGCCCGAGGGTGTCCGCCGGGTCGTGGCCCTCAAGGTCGCCGGCGCCTTCCACACGCACCACATGGCCCCCGCGGTCGACGCGCTCGCCGAGGCCGCCGCCGGACTCTCCCCCGGGGACCCGAAGTTCACGTACGTGTCGAACAAGGACGGGAAGGCCGTCGCCACCGGCGCCGACGTGCTCGCCCGGCTGGTCGGCCAAGTCGCCAACCCGGTCCGCTGGGACCTGTGCATGGAGACCTTCAAGGAGCTGGGCGTGACCGCGCTCGTCGAGGTGTGCCCGGGCGGCACGCTCACCGGTCTCGCCAAGCGCGCGCTGCCGGGTGTGAAGACCCTGGCGCTCAAGACCCCCGACGATCTCGACGCCGCTCGCGAGCTCATCGCAGAGCACGCCTGA